From the Clostridium putrefaciens genome, one window contains:
- a CDS encoding TIGR02536 family ethanolamine utilization protein: protein MNKDNLVDIITKEVMKRIKLMMETSSVSKKSVLILEDTKDLCPIVKGRIEQNEMSVDYIDTMKDIDSYEIILIQNLSNNELVNISKGYGNSPKEKVIIDMLLKGKKLYALEKGLQYKAHEDKSPKALLEVFEGYKNKLVSFGIEFKSLRAILGNTKENDNVEALTKPLAKESCKIEKPDNNKCLSAVLNKKLISEVDIRNLKREGLNEILIYKGSIVTPLAKDFARVNNINIKIKG from the coding sequence ATGAATAAAGATAATTTAGTAGATATTATAACTAAGGAAGTTATGAAGAGAATTAAGCTTATGATGGAAACTAGTAGTGTAAGTAAAAAGTCAGTATTAATACTAGAAGATACTAAGGATTTATGCCCTATAGTTAAGGGTAGAATAGAGCAAAATGAAATGTCAGTGGATTATATAGATACTATGAAAGATATAGATTCTTATGAAATTATATTAATACAAAATCTTTCTAATAACGAATTAGTTAATATATCAAAGGGATATGGAAATTCACCTAAGGAAAAAGTTATTATAGATATGCTTTTAAAAGGTAAGAAGTTATATGCCTTAGAAAAAGGATTACAGTATAAAGCGCATGAAGATAAATCACCAAAAGCATTATTAGAAGTATTTGAAGGTTATAAAAACAAGCTTGTATCTTTTGGGATAGAGTTTAAATCACTAAGAGCTATCTTAGGTAATACTAAAGAAAATGATAATGTTGAAGCTTTAACAAAGCCTTTAGCTAAAGAGAGTTGTAAGATAGAAAAACCAGATAATAACAAGTGTTTAAGTGCAGTATTAAACAAAAAGTTAATATCAGAAGTTGATATCAGAAACTTAAAAAGAGAAGGATTAAATGAAATTTTGATATATAAAGGTTCTATAGTAACTCCACTTGCAAAAGACTTTGCAAGAGTAAACAATATTAATATTAAGATAAAAGGTTAA
- a CDS encoding EutN/CcmL family microcompartment protein has protein sequence MYIGQVIGNLWATKKDENLNGLKFLLVRKLNYKGDLTQDMIVAVDSVGAGSGDQVLVVGGSSARHVLGEKRAPVDATIVGIIDTLELEK, from the coding sequence ATGTATATAGGTCAAGTAATAGGAAACTTATGGGCAACTAAAAAAGATGAAAATCTTAATGGACTTAAATTTTTACTTGTAAGAAAGCTAAATTATAAAGGCGATCTTACTCAAGATATGATTGTAGCGGTAGATTCTGTAGGGGCAGGGTCAGGGGATCAAGTTCTTGTAGTTGGAGGAAGCTCTGCACGACATGTACTTGGGGAAAAGAGAGCACCAGTTGATGCTACTATAGTAGGAATTATAGATACACTCGAACTTGAAAAGTAA
- the eutD gene encoding ethanolamine utilization phosphate acetyltransferase EutD: MEISNIEVNYIIAEVLKRLKEKQEDKGILIEASGKHVHLSKKDVEILFGPGYELKKARDLSQPGQYLCEEKVTVIGPKGVMQNVAVLGPVRETTQVELSKSDAVSIGVNAPVRMSGSIKQSAPVSLATKTAVIRLEEGVIVAKRHMHITPEDAAKYGVKDKDIIKVKISGDRSLIFDEVAVRVSDKFSTVIHIDYDEANACGFAKNIRGEILK; encoded by the coding sequence GTGGAAATATCAAATATTGAAGTTAATTATATAATAGCCGAAGTTTTAAAAAGATTAAAAGAAAAACAAGAAGATAAGGGCATACTAATAGAAGCATCAGGAAAACATGTTCATCTTTCAAAGAAGGATGTTGAAATACTATTTGGACCTGGATATGAACTAAAGAAGGCAAGAGATTTATCCCAACCAGGACAGTACCTTTGCGAAGAAAAGGTTACTGTAATAGGACCAAAGGGTGTAATGCAAAATGTTGCGGTATTAGGACCTGTAAGAGAAACAACACAAGTTGAACTTTCTAAAAGTGATGCGGTTTCAATAGGAGTTAATGCTCCAGTTAGAATGTCAGGATCCATAAAACAAAGTGCACCAGTAAGTTTAGCTACTAAAACTGCAGTTATAAGACTTGAAGAAGGCGTAATAGTTGCAAAAAGACATATGCATATAACTCCAGAAGATGCAGCAAAATATGGAGTAAAAGACAAAGATATTATTAAAGTTAAAATCAGTGGTGATAGAAGCTTAATTTTTGATGAGGTAGCCGTTAGAGTAAGTGATAAATTTAGTACAGTAATTCACATAGATTATGATGAAGCAAATGCATGCGGATTTGCTAAAAATATTCGTGGTGAAATACTTAAATAA
- a CDS encoding CdaR family transcriptional regulator, with protein sequence MLTYNFAQQIVDRMMKVIPYNVNIMDHRGVIIASGDSLRVGKVHRGAFEAIERGILIEVYNSSGGAKPGVNMPIYYNNEIVGVIGISGNPKVVGPFAELVKITAELLISQEYTFKEKRMEERLKDEFLHQWAYLNQEYDLVFKERAKVLNINLNIERVAVIVKSIDSVISPKFDKLRIKISKDEYLIRLNPQTCVMFIKFSNNMEKLIEGISSLIDNVYIGIGFKQDIVGLSVKQAFKSIELGERLKPNQYVYNYKEFVLIHRIYEGGDTKEILEPILKLIEEGAGSDLINTLDKYINLNGEINLVAESLHIHRNSLNYRLQKIQDITGKNTKNYLELFQLFSAYTIYKLGCKEANNIIIN encoded by the coding sequence ATGTTAACTTATAATTTCGCCCAACAGATAGTAGATAGAATGATGAAGGTTATACCTTACAATGTAAATATTATGGATCATAGAGGTGTTATTATAGCTAGTGGAGACAGCCTAAGGGTGGGTAAGGTGCATAGGGGAGCTTTTGAAGCTATAGAAAGAGGAATACTAATAGAAGTTTATAACTCTTCGGGTGGAGCTAAACCTGGAGTTAATATGCCTATATATTATAACAATGAGATAGTGGGTGTTATTGGAATAAGTGGTAATCCAAAGGTTGTGGGGCCTTTTGCAGAGCTTGTAAAGATAACTGCAGAGCTTTTAATAAGTCAGGAATATACTTTCAAGGAAAAAAGAATGGAAGAAAGATTGAAGGATGAATTTCTACACCAATGGGCTTATTTAAATCAAGAGTATGATTTAGTATTTAAAGAAAGGGCTAAGGTATTAAATATAAATCTTAATATAGAAAGGGTAGCTGTAATTGTAAAGTCTATAGATTCAGTAATAAGTCCTAAATTTGATAAGTTAAGGATTAAGATATCAAAAGATGAATATTTAATAAGACTTAATCCCCAAACCTGTGTAATGTTTATAAAATTTAGCAACAATATGGAAAAATTAATTGAAGGAATATCATCTTTAATAGACAATGTTTATATAGGTATTGGATTTAAACAAGACATAGTTGGTTTGTCTGTAAAGCAAGCATTTAAATCCATTGAGCTTGGTGAAAGGCTCAAACCTAATCAATATGTTTACAATTATAAGGAATTTGTGCTTATTCATAGGATATATGAAGGTGGAGATACTAAAGAGATATTAGAGCCTATACTAAAACTTATAGAGGAGGGAGCGGGGTCTGATCTAATAAATACATTAGATAAATATATAAATTTAAATGGTGAAATAAATTTAGTGGCAGAATCTCTTCATATTCATAGGAATAGTTTAAACTATAGATTGCAAAAGATACAAGACATTACAGGGAAAAATACTAAGAATTATTTAGAACTGTTTCAGTTATTTAGTGCTTATACAATTTATAAGTTAGGTTGTAAGGAGGCAAATAATATTATCATAAACTAA
- a CDS encoding BMC domain-containing protein, with translation MKKALGILEFSSISKGIEVSHVLLKSSFVDVEMIKHICPGKFLTIISGEVEEVKEAIKKAKAEDQKKLVEDTIISNASEEIIKAFKKRPIVVKFNAIGIMEFLTVTSALKALDIVLKASDTQIVKVVLGNGIAGKAYFIINGSVSSVEEGIKSAKANISPNKIIHSSVIPSPNEIILGNL, from the coding sequence ATGAAAAAGGCTTTAGGAATATTAGAATTTAGTAGTATATCAAAAGGTATAGAAGTAAGTCATGTACTTCTAAAGTCATCCTTTGTAGATGTAGAGATGATTAAACATATATGCCCTGGAAAGTTTTTAACCATAATTTCAGGTGAAGTAGAAGAGGTTAAAGAAGCTATAAAAAAGGCTAAGGCTGAAGATCAAAAGAAATTAGTTGAAGATACTATTATATCAAATGCTAGTGAAGAAATTATAAAGGCATTTAAGAAAAGACCTATTGTGGTGAAATTTAATGCCATAGGTATAATGGAGTTTTTAACTGTTACATCGGCATTAAAGGCATTGGATATAGTTTTAAAGGCCTCAGATACCCAGATTGTTAAAGTGGTTTTAGGCAACGGTATTGCAGGAAAGGCTTATTTTATAATTAACGGCTCCGTATCAAGTGTTGAAGAAGGTATAAAGTCAGCAAAAGCTAATATAAGCCCTAATAAAATAATTCATAGTTCAGTAATCCCCTCACCTAATGAAATTATTTTAGGTAACCTTTAA
- a CDS encoding pentapeptide repeat-containing protein has product MARNQSVKGNFNYNNIEKKDKNFMYKNLARSNCYNCNFSNSNFDYVSFRGAHFKSSDFFQCTFRWAEFIGTNLKGSSFKDAIFENAIFDSVNLEAVNFKDATFINTVFLSTDVKKAKNLDRSNPNIKIFDEMPDIKISEDLRIATENVMTNTHVKAARIFDTKDGDLNLLNLMILLEHFDEKNLIEGLHRIQLELDRDFHTLSYVIRLLKDSKVDKSL; this is encoded by the coding sequence ATGGCTAGAAATCAAAGCGTTAAAGGGAATTTTAATTACAACAATATAGAAAAAAAAGATAAGAATTTTATGTACAAAAACCTTGCTAGAAGTAACTGCTATAACTGTAACTTTTCAAACTCAAATTTTGATTATGTGAGTTTTAGAGGTGCGCATTTTAAGTCTAGTGATTTCTTTCAGTGTACCTTTAGATGGGCTGAATTTATTGGTACTAACTTAAAGGGAAGTAGTTTTAAAGATGCTATATTTGAAAATGCTATATTTGATTCAGTAAACTTAGAGGCAGTTAACTTTAAAGATGCAACATTTATAAATACTGTATTTTTATCTACTGATGTAAAAAAGGCTAAAAATTTAGATAGAAGCAATCCTAATATCAAGATCTTTGATGAAATGCCCGATATAAAAATAAGTGAAGATTTAAGAATTGCTACTGAAAATGTAATGACAAATACCCATGTAAAAGCTGCTAGAATTTTTGATACAAAGGACGGAGACCTAAATTTATTAAATTTAATGATTCTTTTAGAACACTTTGACGAAAAAAACTTGATAGAAGGATTACATAGGATTCAACTTGAATTGGATAGAGATTTTCATACATTAAGTTATGTAATTAGGCTTTTAAAAGATTCTAAGGTAGATAAATCTTTATAG
- a CDS encoding cupin domain-containing protein, which yields MENLNEAMIEEIVRKLITEKLGEVSKEATPEMSRDIEPKSGIMSIKTETVKPEKFDTGHAGDQVFLKDVVSVEESPRLGCGIMEMKETSFEWTLMYDEIDYIIEGTLEVDINGKKVVGNKGDIIYIPKASTIHFTVPNYSKFMYVTYPADWADQAK from the coding sequence ATGGAAAATTTAAATGAAGCAATGATAGAAGAAATAGTTAGAAAGTTAATAACAGAAAAATTAGGAGAAGTATCTAAAGAAGCTACTCCTGAAATGTCAAGAGACATAGAACCAAAAAGTGGTATTATGTCAATAAAGACAGAAACAGTTAAGCCAGAAAAATTTGATACAGGACACGCTGGAGATCAAGTTTTCCTAAAAGATGTAGTATCAGTAGAAGAAAGTCCAAGACTTGGTTGTGGAATCATGGAAATGAAAGAAACTAGCTTTGAGTGGACATTAATGTATGATGAAATAGACTATATAATAGAAGGAACTTTAGAAGTAGACATAAACGGTAAAAAGGTTGTAGGAAATAAAGGGGATATAATATATATACCAAAAGCATCTACAATTCACTTTACAGTTCCAAACTATTCAAAGTTTATGTATGTAACATACCCAGCAGATTGGGCAGATCAAGCAAAATAG
- a CDS encoding glycerate kinase has protein sequence MKFVLAPDSFKESMSAKSVAKAMERGIKKVMPDAECIHVPMADGGEGTVQSLIDATEGILYEIDVKGPLLNTVKAEFAILGDGKTAVIEMASASGIQLVKKEERNPLYTTTYGTGQLIKAALDKGATNIVIGIGGSATNDGGAGMVQALGARLLDKDFNELPYGGGHLINLKNIDLKGLDPRLKYVTVEVACDVNNPLIGPKGASYIFGPQKGATKDMVEALDNSLTHYANIIKSLLNKDIAKVAGSGAAGGLGAGLMAFLDARLVKGVDLVIKHTCLEEKMEGADYVFTGEGSIDDQTIFGKTPVGVSKTALKHNIPVVAFAGKVCCEEPQKLYKEGITAIIGIVPGIVTLKEALENGEENIERASENVVRLIKGL, from the coding sequence ATGAAATTTGTTTTAGCGCCAGATTCATTTAAAGAGAGCATGAGCGCAAAAAGTGTAGCTAAGGCAATGGAAAGAGGTATTAAAAAGGTTATGCCTGATGCAGAGTGTATCCATGTACCTATGGCAGATGGAGGGGAGGGGACAGTACAGTCACTTATAGATGCAACAGAGGGGATATTGTATGAAATAGATGTCAAGGGACCTCTTTTGAATACTGTAAAGGCAGAATTCGCAATACTTGGAGATGGGAAGACTGCTGTTATAGAGATGGCAAGTGCAAGTGGTATTCAACTTGTTAAAAAAGAAGAGCGTAATCCGCTTTATACAACAACCTATGGTACAGGACAGCTTATAAAGGCTGCTCTTGACAAGGGTGCTACTAATATAGTTATAGGTATAGGGGGAAGTGCAACTAATGATGGTGGTGCAGGTATGGTTCAAGCTTTAGGGGCAAGACTTTTAGATAAAGACTTCAATGAACTTCCTTATGGAGGTGGACATCTCATAAATCTAAAAAATATAGATCTTAAGGGATTAGATCCTAGACTAAAGTATGTTACAGTAGAAGTTGCTTGTGATGTTAATAATCCATTAATAGGACCTAAAGGTGCATCTTATATATTTGGGCCACAAAAGGGAGCCACAAAAGATATGGTGGAGGCACTTGACAATAGCCTTACTCATTATGCAAATATAATTAAAAGTTTACTTAATAAAGATATAGCAAAGGTTGCAGGCTCAGGTGCTGCAGGTGGTCTTGGGGCAGGTCTTATGGCATTTTTAGATGCGAGGCTTGTAAAGGGTGTGGACTTAGTTATAAAACATACCTGTTTAGAAGAAAAGATGGAAGGGGCAGACTATGTATTTACTGGTGAGGGAAGCATAGATGATCAAACCATTTTTGGAAAGACTCCAGTTGGGGTGTCTAAAACAGCACTAAAGCATAATATACCAGTAGTAGCCTTTGCAGGTAAGGTATGTTGTGAAGAGCCACAAAAGCTATATAAAGAAGGAATAACGGCTATTATAGGCATAGTTCCAGGAATAGTAACACTAAAAGAAGCTTTAGAAAATGGTGAAGAGAATATAGAAAGAGCTTCAGAAAATGTAGTAAGACTTATAAAAGGGTTATAA
- the eutJ gene encoding ethanolamine utilization protein EutJ — MMNLGRVDTIIKEVESSIKKPRKVNRDEKLYVGVDLGTAYIVIVVLDSKKRPIACEMQFAQVVRDGLVVDFIGATKIVKELKRKIEDKIGIELTKAAIAVPPGTDERDIKTHSYVVEGAGMEVISVEDEPTAANAVLQIDNGVVVDVGGGTTGLSIFKDGKVIYTADEATGGTQLSLVIAGAYKIPFEDAEEKKKSTKNQEEIFHMVTPVIQKVASIINTHIKAFDVDKIYLVGGTCCLKNFEKVIQKETGIETIKPLNPFLVTPLGIAINCADKQ, encoded by the coding sequence ATGATGAATTTAGGTAGAGTTGATACCATTATAAAAGAAGTTGAAAGCTCAATAAAAAAACCAAGAAAAGTTAACAGAGATGAAAAACTTTATGTAGGTGTAGACTTAGGTACAGCATATATTGTTATAGTAGTTTTAGATAGCAAAAAAAGACCTATAGCCTGCGAAATGCAATTTGCACAAGTGGTTAGAGATGGATTAGTTGTAGATTTTATTGGAGCTACTAAGATAGTAAAAGAGCTTAAAAGAAAAATTGAAGATAAAATAGGCATCGAACTTACAAAGGCTGCAATAGCTGTGCCACCAGGAACTGATGAAAGAGACATAAAGACTCATTCTTATGTAGTTGAAGGTGCGGGGATGGAAGTAATATCCGTAGAAGACGAACCAACAGCTGCAAATGCTGTATTACAAATTGATAATGGAGTAGTTGTAGATGTAGGTGGTGGTACTACGGGTCTTTCCATATTTAAAGATGGTAAGGTTATATATACCGCAGATGAAGCTACAGGAGGTACACAGTTATCTTTGGTAATTGCAGGTGCTTATAAGATTCCATTTGAAGATGCAGAAGAAAAGAAAAAGAGTACTAAAAATCAAGAAGAGATATTTCATATGGTAACTCCTGTTATTCAAAAGGTAGCATCTATTATTAACACACATATAAAAGCATTCGATGTAGATAAAATTTATTTAGTTGGTGGTACCTGTTGTTTAAAGAATTTTGAAAAAGTAATTCAAAAAGAAACAGGAATAGAAACAATTAAGCCATTAAATCCATTTTTAGTTACTCCTTTAGGAATTGCAATTAATTGTGCTGATAAACAATAA
- a CDS encoding GntP family permease: MGVTALGAIVALALAIVLIIKKVHPAYGLILGALVGGIVGGAGLTGTVTLMIDGAKGIMPAILRILTAGVLAGVLIESGAAAKIAETIVDKIGESNSLIALTLATLVLTCVGVFIDVAVITVAPIAIAIANKAKLSRTSILIAMIGGGKAGNIMSPNPNAIAAADTFKIPLTSVMAAGIIPAVFGVIVTCIISKRLINKGSYIINKEIETSSEDKPSFIAAISGPLVAIILLSLRPLFKINIDPLIALPVGGAVGAFCMGKIKNLNKYSILGLSKMSGVAILLIGTGTIAGIIANSGLKDVIINGLQTLGLPAFLLAPVAGLLMSGATASTTSGTAVGSQVFGPTILALGIAPTSGAAMIHSGATVLDHLPHGSFFHSTGGSVFMDMKERLKLIPYESLVGLTMTIVSTIIFGLLK, encoded by the coding sequence ATGGGAGTAACAGCACTAGGTGCAATAGTAGCATTAGCTTTGGCTATTGTACTTATAATTAAAAAGGTTCATCCAGCCTATGGTCTTATTTTAGGGGCATTAGTAGGTGGAATTGTAGGAGGAGCTGGACTTACTGGAACTGTAACACTTATGATAGATGGAGCAAAGGGAATAATGCCAGCCATACTTAGGATTTTGACAGCAGGCGTTTTAGCAGGTGTACTTATAGAATCTGGAGCGGCAGCTAAAATAGCAGAAACTATAGTAGATAAGATAGGCGAATCAAATTCACTGATAGCATTGACACTTGCAACATTAGTACTTACTTGTGTAGGGGTATTTATAGATGTTGCAGTAATAACTGTAGCTCCAATAGCAATTGCTATTGCAAATAAAGCAAAGCTTAGTAGAACATCTATATTAATTGCCATGATAGGTGGAGGAAAGGCTGGAAATATAATGTCTCCAAATCCTAATGCTATAGCAGCGGCAGATACTTTTAAGATACCATTAACATCAGTTATGGCAGCTGGGATTATACCCGCTGTATTTGGAGTTATAGTTACCTGTATAATTTCTAAAAGACTTATAAATAAAGGGTCATACATAATTAATAAAGAGATTGAAACCTCATCTGAAGATAAGCCAAGTTTTATAGCGGCTATATCAGGACCTTTAGTTGCTATAATATTACTTTCACTAAGACCATTGTTTAAAATTAACATAGATCCACTTATTGCATTACCTGTTGGAGGAGCTGTAGGAGCTTTTTGTATGGGTAAAATAAAGAATTTAAATAAATATTCTATTTTGGGATTAAGTAAAATGAGTGGAGTTGCTATATTACTTATAGGAACAGGTACTATAGCAGGGATAATAGCTAACTCAGGATTAAAAGATGTAATAATTAATGGATTACAAACCTTAGGTCTTCCAGCTTTCTTATTAGCACCTGTAGCTGGTTTATTAATGTCAGGGGCAACAGCATCAACTACTTCTGGAACTGCTGTTGGTAGTCAGGTTTTCGGGCCAACTATACTTGCACTTGGTATAGCACCAACATCAGGAGCGGCTATGATACATTCAGGGGCTACTGTACTTGATCATCTTCCACACGGAAGCTTTTTTCATTCAACTGGTGGTAGTGTGTTTATGGATATGAAAGAAAGGCTTAAACTTATACCTTATGAATCTTTAGTAGGACTTACTATGACAATAGTATCCACTATCATATTTGGACTACTTAAATAA
- the eutH gene encoding ethanolamine utilization protein EutH yields MGINEIIVYIMMVFLVIGAIDKLLGNKFGYGEQFEEGFMAMGALALAMVGAICLAPVLANVLKPVVVPIYKALGADPSMFATTLLACDMGGYQLAGELAENAAVGQFAGLILGAMMGPTIVFTIPVALGIIKKEDQQYLAKGVLAGIITVPVGTFVGGLLAGLPALVVLQNLTPIIIVALLIVIGLKLAPNGMIKGFTYFGKFITIVITLGLVSAVLQKTTGLVLIKGMAPIEEGLTVVGDIVVILAGAYPLVHFITKVFKKPLMKVGSLLKINDVAAAGMIASLANSIPMFGMMKDMDERGKIINVAFAVSAAFVFGDHLGFAAGVNPELIAPMIVGKLVGGVTAVMVAVMMTKNIGETKKA; encoded by the coding sequence GTGGGAATAAATGAAATTATCGTATATATTATGATGGTATTTTTAGTTATAGGAGCTATAGACAAACTTTTAGGAAATAAGTTTGGATATGGAGAACAATTTGAAGAAGGATTTATGGCTATGGGAGCACTTGCTTTAGCAATGGTAGGAGCTATATGCTTAGCACCAGTTTTAGCAAATGTATTAAAGCCAGTAGTAGTACCAATTTATAAAGCATTAGGAGCAGATCCATCAATGTTTGCTACAACTTTACTTGCTTGCGATATGGGTGGATATCAATTAGCAGGGGAACTTGCAGAAAATGCAGCAGTAGGACAATTTGCAGGACTTATACTTGGAGCAATGATGGGACCTACAATAGTATTTACTATTCCAGTAGCACTTGGAATAATAAAAAAGGAAGATCAACAGTATTTAGCTAAAGGTGTTTTAGCAGGTATTATAACAGTACCAGTTGGAACCTTTGTAGGAGGACTTCTAGCAGGACTTCCAGCACTAGTTGTACTTCAAAACTTAACACCAATAATAATAGTTGCATTACTTATAGTTATAGGACTTAAACTTGCACCAAACGGAATGATAAAAGGATTCACTTATTTTGGGAAGTTTATAACTATAGTAATAACTTTAGGGCTTGTATCAGCTGTATTACAAAAGACTACAGGACTTGTTTTAATAAAAGGGATGGCACCAATAGAAGAAGGACTTACTGTTGTTGGTGACATTGTTGTAATACTTGCAGGAGCATATCCTCTAGTACACTTTATAACAAAAGTATTTAAGAAACCTCTTATGAAAGTTGGATCATTACTTAAGATTAATGATGTTGCAGCAGCAGGGATGATAGCATCACTTGCAAACAGTATACCAATGTTTGGAATGATGAAGGATATGGATGAAAGAGGAAAGATAATTAACGTTGCGTTTGCAGTAAGTGCAGCCTTCGTATTTGGAGATCACTTAGGATTTGCAGCAGGAGTTAATCCAGAACTAATAGCTCCTATGATAGTAGGTAAATTAGTAGGTGGTGTAACTGCAGTAATGGTAGCAGTTATGATGACTAAAAATATTGGAGAAACTAAAAAGGCTTAA